From Acidovorax sp. FHTAMBA, one genomic window encodes:
- a CDS encoding tripartite tricarboxylate transporter substrate-binding protein, with product MLRPPCLTPSRRASLLLALAAVVSPWCHAQGSAVPTGAGAAAAWPTKPLRIIVGFPAGTSPDLTARAFSEPLSKALGQPVIVENRVGAGGNIGADAVAKSRDDHTIGLMINGNMTIAKMINPAVPYDPLKDLAPLSLIGTSPLVLTAPVAQPGVPASADAREFFAAARAAGDTWSYGTPGVGTVGHIGTELLKSHSSINPVHIPYPGYPQVATAMLGGQLQMAMLPPALAQAQLRAGKLRAIGVTSTVRSPLVPDVPSLAEVGIRGFNLEIWNAFAAPATMPAAIQARLAALIGDIARSDEMRTKLFQQGWQVAGTSPEGLANRIQADTRLLGDVIARRGIKAE from the coding sequence ATGCTACGTCCCCCCTGTCTCACCCCGTCGCGGCGGGCCTCGCTGCTGTTGGCCCTGGCAGCCGTCGTGTCGCCGTGGTGCCATGCGCAAGGCAGCGCCGTGCCCACGGGTGCCGGCGCCGCAGCTGCGTGGCCGACCAAGCCACTCAGGATCATTGTCGGGTTCCCGGCGGGAACCTCTCCCGATCTGACGGCACGGGCGTTTTCTGAACCCCTGTCCAAAGCGCTGGGCCAGCCCGTCATTGTGGAGAACCGGGTCGGGGCAGGTGGCAATATCGGCGCCGATGCGGTGGCCAAGTCACGTGACGACCACACCATTGGCCTGATGATCAATGGCAACATGACCATCGCCAAGATGATCAATCCGGCGGTGCCCTATGACCCGCTCAAGGATCTGGCCCCGCTCAGCCTGATCGGAACGTCACCCCTGGTGCTGACGGCACCCGTTGCCCAGCCGGGCGTACCCGCCAGTGCGGATGCGCGCGAGTTTTTCGCCGCGGCCCGCGCGGCTGGCGACACATGGAGCTATGGCACGCCGGGCGTGGGCACGGTCGGCCATATCGGCACCGAACTGCTCAAGTCGCACAGCAGCATCAACCCGGTCCATATCCCGTATCCGGGCTACCCACAGGTCGCCACCGCCATGCTGGGCGGCCAGCTGCAGATGGCCATGCTGCCCCCCGCGCTGGCGCAGGCCCAGTTGCGCGCAGGCAAGCTGCGGGCGATTGGCGTCACTTCGACCGTCCGCAGCCCGCTGGTCCCTGATGTTCCCAGCCTGGCCGAGGTGGGCATCCGCGGTTTCAACCTTGAAATCTGGAATGCATTTGCCGCACCTGCCACCATGCCCGCGGCCATCCAGGCGCGGCTGGCCGCTTTGATCGGAGATATTGCCCGCAGCGACGAAATGCGCACCAAGCTTTTCCAGCAAGGCTGGCAGGTGGCCGGCACGTCGCCCGAAGGGCTGGCCAACCGCATACAGGCCGACACCCGACTGCTGGGCGATGTGATTGCCCGGCGTGGCATCAAGGCGGAGTGA
- a CDS encoding SCO family protein, producing MLKRNALKMIAVSALSISAAGIFSACSEKKTEFRGVDITGAEYARDIPLTDHNGQARHIKDFAGKVVVVFFGFTQCPDVCPTAMQELAEVKQILGKDGDRLQGIFVTVDPERDTPEVLKAYMANFDPSFLALRGSPEQLAAVAKDFKIYYKKVDGKTPTSYTMDHSAGSYVYDTAGRLRVYNRYGSGAQALASDVKALLGEGG from the coding sequence ATGCTGAAACGAAATGCTCTTAAAATGATAGCTGTCAGCGCTTTATCCATAAGCGCTGCGGGCATTTTTAGTGCCTGTTCCGAGAAAAAAACCGAGTTTCGGGGTGTGGACATCACCGGCGCGGAGTACGCCCGTGACATCCCGCTCACCGACCACAATGGCCAGGCGCGCCACATCAAGGACTTCGCGGGCAAGGTGGTGGTGGTGTTCTTCGGCTTCACGCAGTGCCCTGACGTGTGTCCCACGGCCATGCAGGAGCTGGCCGAGGTCAAGCAGATCCTGGGCAAGGATGGCGACCGCCTGCAGGGCATCTTCGTGACCGTGGACCCGGAGCGCGACACCCCCGAAGTGCTCAAAGCCTACATGGCGAACTTCGACCCGAGTTTCCTGGCCTTGCGCGGATCACCCGAGCAGCTCGCTGCCGTCGCCAAGGATTTCAAGATCTACTACAAGAAGGTCGACGGCAAGACGCCCACCAGCTACACCATGGACCACTCGGCGGGCAGCTACGTGTACGACACGGCGGGCCGTCTGCGCGTGTACAACCGATATGGCAGCGGCGCGCAGGCGCTGGCGTCCGATGTCAAGGCGCTGCTGGGCGAGGGGGGCTGA
- the cyoE gene encoding heme o synthase, with amino-acid sequence MSVATPAAVSPPSRLSQFYALTKPRVVQLIVFCALIGMVLAVPGLPSGAQLGLMAIACAGVWLVAGAAAAFNCIVEQGIDAKMKRTAWRPTAKGQLSNTQTLLFSAVLCAAGSALLYFWVNPLTMWLTFATFVGYAVIYTVILKPLTPQNIVIGGASGAMPPVLGWAAMTNNVGPEALILFLIIFLWTPPHFWALALYRVEDYRKSGLPMLPVTHGNEFTRLQVFLYTLILFAGCLMPFVYGMSSWIYLAAAVVLSAGFCGYGFALWRNYSDALARKTFRFSLIHLSVLFAALLVDHYVL; translated from the coding sequence ATGAGTGTTGCTACCCCCGCCGCTGTATCCCCGCCGTCGCGTCTGTCGCAGTTTTATGCGCTGACCAAGCCGCGGGTGGTACAGCTCATTGTTTTTTGTGCCTTGATCGGCATGGTGCTCGCGGTGCCAGGGCTTCCCTCCGGGGCGCAGCTCGGGCTGATGGCCATTGCCTGTGCCGGGGTGTGGCTGGTCGCGGGCGCGGCGGCCGCCTTCAACTGCATCGTGGAGCAGGGCATTGACGCCAAGATGAAGCGCACCGCCTGGCGCCCCACGGCCAAAGGCCAGCTCTCCAACACCCAGACGCTGCTGTTTTCCGCCGTGCTGTGTGCTGCGGGCTCGGCGCTGCTGTATTTCTGGGTGAACCCGCTCACCATGTGGCTCACGTTTGCTACCTTTGTGGGCTATGCGGTCATCTACACCGTGATCCTCAAGCCGCTCACCCCGCAGAACATTGTGATCGGGGGCGCATCGGGCGCCATGCCGCCGGTGCTGGGGTGGGCCGCCATGACCAACAACGTCGGTCCGGAAGCGCTCATCCTGTTCCTCATCATCTTTCTGTGGACGCCGCCGCACTTCTGGGCGCTCGCCCTCTACCGGGTGGAGGACTACCGCAAGTCCGGCCTGCCCATGCTGCCGGTGACGCACGGCAACGAGTTCACCCGCCTGCAGGTGTTCCTGTACACCCTGATCCTTTTTGCGGGTTGCCTGATGCCCTTCGTGTATGGCATGAGTTCTTGGATCTATCTGGCCGCCGCGGTCGTGCTGAGCGCCGGTTTTTGTGGCTATGGCTTTGCCTTATGGCGCAACTACTCGGATGCGCTCGCGCGCAAGACCTTCCGGTTTTCCCTCATCCACCTGAGCGTGCTGTTTGCCGCGCTGCTGGTGGACCACTACGTGCTGTGA
- a CDS encoding COX15/CtaA family protein, whose protein sequence is MMDTQPLYDLAPLARLMLLGVLIALGPLAWVGWRNRGKSPVRRLQALTVLTLFLTFDLVLFGAFTRLTDSGLGCPDWPGCYGNASPVGARAEIAAAQEAMPTGPVTHGKAWVEMIHRYLATGVGVLIIVLTVSAWVQHRKALRGQGPPPPVGPWWPTFTLFWVCLQGAFGALTVTMKLFPAIVTLHLIGGLVLLALLCVQAVRQTYAAQGRAPARISSALRWGLVITALLVALQVVLGGWVSTNYAVLACTTFPTCQGSWWPPMDFAQGFQIWRALGMLQDGSHISFAGLTAIHYVHRLMAYVVLAALGMLCWRLRQAHVLQVQGRWLAALALLQLVTGLSNVVLDWPLIAAVLHTGGAAALVVVLTWALVASDTAAAHQEFSAPSGASRVSA, encoded by the coding sequence GTGATGGACACGCAGCCGCTTTACGACCTGGCGCCCCTGGCGCGGCTCATGCTGCTGGGCGTGCTGATTGCGCTCGGGCCGCTGGCCTGGGTGGGCTGGCGCAACCGGGGCAAATCCCCTGTGCGTCGCCTGCAGGCGCTCACGGTGCTGACCCTGTTCCTGACGTTTGATCTGGTGCTGTTTGGCGCCTTCACGCGCCTGACGGACTCCGGTCTGGGATGCCCGGACTGGCCCGGCTGCTACGGCAATGCCAGCCCCGTCGGCGCCCGTGCGGAGATTGCCGCCGCCCAGGAGGCCATGCCCACCGGGCCCGTGACACACGGGAAGGCCTGGGTGGAGATGATCCATCGCTACCTCGCCACCGGCGTGGGCGTGCTCATCATCGTGCTCACGGTGTCGGCCTGGGTGCAGCATCGCAAGGCCCTTCGGGGGCAAGGGCCGCCGCCTCCTGTGGGTCCGTGGTGGCCTACGTTCACGCTGTTCTGGGTGTGTCTGCAGGGTGCGTTCGGGGCGCTGACGGTGACGATGAAGCTGTTCCCGGCGATTGTCACGCTGCACCTCATCGGCGGGCTGGTGCTGCTCGCGCTGCTGTGTGTCCAGGCCGTGCGGCAGACTTACGCCGCCCAGGGCCGGGCGCCCGCGCGCATCTCCTCGGCGCTTCGCTGGGGTCTCGTGATCACGGCGCTCCTGGTGGCCTTGCAGGTGGTGCTGGGTGGCTGGGTGAGCACCAATTACGCCGTGTTGGCCTGCACCACCTTTCCCACTTGCCAGGGCAGCTGGTGGCCCCCCATGGACTTTGCGCAGGGTTTTCAGATCTGGCGTGCTCTGGGCATGCTCCAGGACGGTAGCCACATCAGTTTTGCGGGTCTTACGGCCATTCACTACGTGCACCGGCTCATGGCCTATGTGGTGCTGGCGGCCCTGGGCATGCTGTGCTGGCGGTTGCGACAGGCGCATGTGCTGCAGGTGCAAGGGCGCTGGCTGGCGGCGCTCGCGCTGCTGCAGCTGGTCACGGGTCTGTCCAACGTGGTGCTGGACTGGCCGCTGATCGCCGCTGTATTGCACACAGGCGGTGCTGCAGCGCTGGTGGTGGTGTTGACCTGGGCCCTGGTGGCCAGCGACACGGCCGCTGCGCACCAAGAGTTTTCCGCGCCCTCGGGCGCATCGAGAGTGTCTGCATGA
- a CDS encoding SURF1 family protein, with protein MTAVRPSLGLRFWLIAAAAVAGMLITASMGRWQLSRAADKEALQALLDERGRMPAIDGASLLNAEPDQDVLVHRSVVLEGRWLPQHTVYLDNRQMQGRPGFFVLTPLQLAAEGGGVVLVQRGWAPRNFQDRMQLPQVLTPQDAMVRVQGRVAPAPSRLYEFQGADSALGSSRIRQNLDLAAFRAETGLALAPLTVQQGGEPSEGLQRNWPVVGTGVDKHYGYAFQWFGLCGLIALLYVWFQIVRRFIRPRSQPAA; from the coding sequence GTGACTGCCGTCCGTCCATCTCTGGGCCTGCGCTTTTGGCTGATTGCTGCGGCGGCAGTTGCGGGGATGCTGATCACCGCGTCCATGGGGCGCTGGCAATTGTCCCGCGCAGCTGACAAAGAGGCGCTGCAGGCGCTGCTGGACGAACGGGGCCGCATGCCCGCGATCGACGGAGCAAGCTTGCTCAACGCAGAACCGGACCAGGATGTCCTGGTCCACCGTTCCGTGGTGCTGGAAGGGCGCTGGCTGCCACAGCACACGGTATACCTTGACAACCGCCAGATGCAGGGCCGCCCGGGCTTTTTTGTGCTGACGCCACTGCAGTTGGCCGCAGAGGGGGGCGGTGTGGTGCTGGTGCAGCGCGGGTGGGCGCCGCGCAACTTCCAGGATCGGATGCAGCTGCCCCAGGTGCTTACGCCTCAAGACGCTATGGTGCGTGTGCAGGGCCGCGTGGCGCCTGCTCCGTCCCGTTTGTACGAGTTCCAGGGCGCCGACAGCGCGCTGGGGTCTTCCCGCATCCGGCAAAATCTCGACCTGGCAGCGTTTCGCGCCGAAACCGGTCTGGCGCTGGCTCCGCTCACGGTGCAGCAGGGCGGCGAGCCCAGCGAGGGGCTGCAGCGCAACTGGCCCGTGGTGGGCACAGGCGTCGACAAACACTACGGTTACGCATTTCAATGGTTCGGGCTATGCGGCCTGATTGCACTTCTCTATGTCTGGTTCCAAATCGTCCGACGGTTCATTCGCCCACGCAGCCAGCCTGCCGCCTGA
- a CDS encoding twin transmembrane helix small protein, with the protein MKYLVVVAFIAILASLASALFFMMRNGRDDKAKGSHMAKALALRVGFSIVLFLCILVAWKLGYIQPTGLPATTR; encoded by the coding sequence ATGAAATACCTCGTAGTGGTGGCGTTTATTGCCATTCTTGCCAGCCTGGCTTCTGCCCTGTTCTTCATGATGCGCAATGGCCGCGACGACAAGGCCAAGGGCTCTCACATGGCCAAGGCGCTTGCGCTCCGGGTGGGGTTCTCCATCGTGCTTTTTCTGTGTATTTTGGTGGCATGGAAGCTCGGTTACATCCAGCCCACCGGACTGCCTGCCACCACGCGTTAA
- a CDS encoding cytochrome c oxidase subunit 3, which yields MSASTHSGTPYYYVPAESRHPVMAAAGLFFVILGAGQWINGHDWGKYSLALGLVWWLFTLYQWFGDAVRESEGGLYGHKIDLSYRWSMSWFIFSEVMFFGAFFTALWWARSHSVPALGSLENALLWPDFKAVWPSLAAGVTASPAGIVEPFQTVGPFWLPTINTALLLTSGVTLTIAHHALRENHRGKTIAFMWATVLLGFVFLLVQGYEYYHLYTDLNLKLNSGIFGSTFFMLTGFHGFHVFLGMLMLLVITLRLQKGHFTADKHFGFEGAAWYWHFVDVVWLGLYVLVYWM from the coding sequence ATGAGTGCATCAACCCACAGCGGAACCCCCTACTACTACGTGCCGGCGGAGTCGCGTCATCCGGTCATGGCGGCAGCTGGTCTGTTCTTTGTCATTCTGGGCGCAGGCCAATGGATCAACGGCCATGACTGGGGCAAGTATTCGCTTGCTCTGGGTCTGGTGTGGTGGCTGTTCACCCTGTATCAGTGGTTCGGTGACGCGGTTCGCGAGAGTGAGGGGGGTCTGTACGGTCACAAGATCGACCTCTCGTACCGCTGGAGCATGAGCTGGTTCATCTTCTCCGAGGTAATGTTCTTTGGCGCGTTTTTCACGGCCCTGTGGTGGGCGCGCTCGCACTCTGTGCCCGCGCTTGGCAGCCTGGAAAACGCCCTGCTGTGGCCGGACTTCAAGGCCGTGTGGCCCAGCCTGGCTGCGGGCGTCACGGCTTCTCCCGCAGGGATCGTGGAGCCTTTCCAGACCGTGGGCCCTTTCTGGCTGCCCACCATCAATACGGCGCTGCTTCTGACTTCGGGTGTCACTCTCACGATTGCACACCATGCACTGCGTGAAAACCACCGCGGCAAGACCATCGCCTTCATGTGGGCCACGGTGCTGTTGGGCTTCGTCTTCCTGCTGGTTCAGGGCTACGAGTATTACCACCTGTACACCGACCTGAACCTGAAACTCAACTCGGGTATTTTTGGCTCCACCTTTTTCATGCTGACCGGATTTCACGGTTTCCACGTGTTCCTGGGCATGCTGATGCTGCTTGTGATCACGCTGCGCCTGCAGAAGGGCCATTTCACGGCAGACAAGCACTTTGGTTTTGAAGGTGCCGCCTGGTACTGGCACTTTGTGGACGTGGTGTGGCTGGGCCTTTACGTGCTCGTCTATTGGATGTAA
- a CDS encoding DUF2970 domain-containing protein: MPLNGPAADKPHARKGSLVRTVRAVAWSLIGLRKGSEYQQDVEELNPLHIIVVGLVAVFLLVIGLIGLVNWIV; the protein is encoded by the coding sequence ATGCCGCTGAATGGCCCGGCAGCCGACAAACCCCATGCACGCAAGGGGTCGCTGGTGCGAACCGTGCGGGCTGTGGCGTGGTCACTGATCGGCCTGCGCAAAGGCAGCGAGTACCAGCAGGATGTGGAAGAACTCAATCCGTTGCACATCATCGTGGTGGGGCTGGTTGCGGTGTTTTTGTTGGTGATTGGCCTGATCGGGCTGGTTAACTGGATAGTGTGA
- a CDS encoding cytochrome c oxidase assembly protein produces the protein MSLHRENAKMVGKLVVIAAGMFAFGYVLIPIYKHICEMTGINILSLSERQVPGNGVAGKDVKVPANTQVDRSRTITVEFDANARGPWDFKPAQRSVQVHPGELTTVMYEFQNIQNRRMAAQAIPSYAPRQAAAHFNKLECFCFNQYVLEPGEKKEWPVAFVIDPRLSKDVTTITLSYTFFEVGGKTPPAPESTAAIGFSLPATAPVQGAGS, from the coding sequence ATGAGCCTGCACCGCGAAAACGCCAAGATGGTCGGCAAGCTGGTCGTGATTGCGGCTGGCATGTTTGCCTTCGGCTATGTGTTGATTCCCATCTACAAGCACATCTGCGAAATGACGGGTATCAACATCCTGTCGCTGTCAGAGCGCCAGGTGCCAGGCAACGGCGTAGCTGGCAAGGACGTGAAGGTGCCTGCGAACACGCAGGTCGACAGGTCCCGCACGATCACCGTGGAGTTCGACGCCAACGCGCGTGGCCCCTGGGATTTCAAACCTGCGCAGCGTTCTGTGCAGGTTCATCCGGGCGAACTGACGACAGTGATGTACGAGTTCCAGAACATCCAGAACCGTCGCATGGCCGCCCAGGCGATCCCCAGTTACGCGCCACGCCAGGCTGCAGCGCACTTCAACAAGCTGGAGTGTTTCTGTTTCAACCAGTACGTGCTGGAGCCGGGTGAGAAAAAAGAATGGCCGGTGGCTTTCGTGATTGACCCACGACTGTCCAAGGATGTCACCACCATCACGCTGTCGTACACGTTTTTTGAGGTGGGTGGCAAGACGCCCCCCGCACCCGAGTCCACGGCCGCAATCGGATTTTCGCTGCCTGCAACAGCCCCCGTGCAGGGGGCGGGGTCGTGA
- a CDS encoding cytochrome oxidase small assembly protein: protein MTPEQKKSNLRMALILASVAVVFFVGFVVKVFVLSR, encoded by the coding sequence ATGACACCCGAACAAAAAAAGAGCAACCTGCGGATGGCACTGATCCTGGCATCGGTGGCCGTGGTGTTCTTTGTCGGGTTTGTGGTCAAAGTGTTTGTGCTGTCCCGCTGA
- the ctaD gene encoding cytochrome c oxidase subunit I, with protein MSAVLDNHGHAGDHAHDDHGHHGPTGWRRWVYATNHKDIGTLYLLFSFTMLMIGGVLALLIRAELFQPGLQLVNPELFNQLTTMHGLIMVFGAIMPAFVGFANWMIPLQIGASDMAFARMNNFSFWLMIPAALMLVASFFMPGGAPAAGWTLYAPLTLQMGPSMDAGIFAMHILGASSIMGSINIIVTILNMRAPGMTLMKMPMFAWTWLITAYLLIAVMPVLAGAITMTLTDRHFGTSFFNPAGGGDPVMYQHIFWFFGHPEVYIMILPAFGIISQIVPAFARKKLFGYASMVYATSSIAILSFIVWAHHMFTTGMPVTGQLFFMYATMLISVPTAVKIFNWIATMWRGSMTFETPMLFAVGFIFVFTMGGFTGLILAMAPIDIQLQDTYYVVAHFHYVLVAGSLFSMFAGVYYWLPKWTGVMYSETRGQIHFWSSLIFFNITFFPMHFLGLAGMPRRYADYPMQFADFNAIASVGALGFGLAQVYFFVAVVIPAMRGKGEKAAAKPWDGAEGLEWEVPSPAPFHTFENPPKLDATATRVIG; from the coding sequence ATGAGCGCAGTTCTGGACAACCACGGTCACGCGGGCGACCACGCACACGACGACCACGGCCACCACGGACCCACCGGCTGGCGCCGCTGGGTATACGCCACCAACCACAAGGACATCGGTACGCTGTACCTGCTGTTCTCCTTCACCATGCTGATGATCGGCGGCGTCCTGGCGCTGCTGATCCGTGCCGAGTTGTTCCAGCCGGGCCTGCAGCTGGTCAATCCGGAGCTGTTCAACCAGCTCACCACCATGCACGGTCTGATCATGGTGTTCGGTGCCATCATGCCGGCCTTTGTGGGCTTTGCGAACTGGATGATCCCGCTGCAGATCGGGGCATCCGACATGGCGTTCGCACGCATGAACAACTTCAGCTTCTGGCTGATGATTCCTGCCGCTCTCATGCTCGTGGCCTCGTTCTTCATGCCTGGCGGCGCTCCCGCAGCAGGCTGGACGCTGTATGCGCCGCTGACGCTGCAGATGGGCCCCTCCATGGATGCGGGCATCTTCGCGATGCACATCCTCGGTGCTTCGTCCATCATGGGCTCGATCAACATCATCGTGACCATCCTGAACATGCGCGCCCCCGGCATGACGCTGATGAAGATGCCCATGTTCGCCTGGACCTGGCTCATCACCGCCTACCTGCTGATCGCTGTGATGCCTGTGCTGGCCGGTGCCATCACCATGACGCTGACGGACCGTCACTTCGGCACCAGCTTCTTCAATCCCGCCGGTGGCGGTGACCCGGTGATGTACCAGCACATCTTCTGGTTCTTCGGCCATCCCGAGGTCTACATCATGATCTTGCCGGCCTTCGGCATCATCAGCCAGATCGTTCCTGCCTTTGCCCGCAAGAAGCTGTTTGGTTACGCCTCCATGGTTTACGCGACATCGTCCATCGCCATCCTGTCGTTCATCGTGTGGGCCCACCACATGTTCACGACCGGCATGCCTGTGACGGGTCAGCTGTTCTTCATGTACGCCACCATGCTGATCTCCGTGCCCACGGCCGTGAAGATCTTCAACTGGATCGCTACCATGTGGCGCGGCTCCATGACGTTTGAAACCCCCATGCTGTTTGCAGTGGGTTTCATCTTCGTGTTCACCATGGGCGGCTTCACCGGCCTGATCCTGGCGATGGCTCCGATCGACATCCAGCTGCAGGACACCTACTACGTGGTCGCCCACTTCCACTATGTGCTGGTGGCGGGTTCGCTGTTCTCCATGTTTGCTGGCGTGTACTACTGGCTGCCCAAGTGGACGGGGGTGATGTACTCTGAAACGCGTGGTCAGATTCACTTCTGGTCGTCGCTCATCTTCTTCAACATCACGTTCTTCCCGATGCACTTCCTGGGTCTGGCCGGCATGCCCCGTCGCTACGCCGACTACCCCATGCAGTTTGCTGATTTCAATGCCATCGCCTCGGTGGGTGCGCTTGGCTTTGGTCTGGCCCAGGTGTATTTCTTTGTGGCTGTGGTCATCCCCGCCATGCGTGGCAAGGGCGAAAAAGCTGCGGCCAAGCCATGGGATGGCGCCGAGGGTCTGGAATGGGAAGTTCCCTCGCCAGCGCCTTTCCACACGTTTGAAAACCCGCCCAAGCTGGACGCTACGGCAACCCGCGTGATCGGTTGA
- the coxB gene encoding cytochrome c oxidase subunit II, translated as MKSISNKLASLLLIAGAWVGSAAHAVQDLPGGPAVNQLNLHPPVTKIAEEQHFLHWMMLIICTVIFVAVFSVMFYSIWKHRRSKGAKSANFHESVTVEVVWTVIPFIIVILMALPATKVLVAQKDTTNADVTIKTTGYQWKWGYDYITGEGEGIGFISTLDSSHRVMSDSGNVKDAPANYLLKVDNPMVVPVGKKIRIITTANDVIHAFMVPAFGIKQDAIPGFVRDTWFRAEKIGDYYGQCAELCGKEHAYMPIHVKVVSAEDYTAWVGEQKKLAAAKLDDPSKVWALGDLVQRGEKVYAANCAACHQANGKGAGPIKPLDGSAVVLDADHAKQIDILLKGAANGAMPAWAQLSDTDIAAVATYTKNSWSNKTGQLVQPSEVVAQRGK; from the coding sequence ATGAAGAGCATTTCCAACAAACTGGCTTCTCTGCTGCTGATTGCCGGTGCATGGGTGGGCTCTGCGGCCCACGCCGTCCAGGATCTGCCTGGAGGCCCTGCAGTCAACCAGCTGAACCTGCATCCCCCGGTGACCAAGATTGCGGAAGAGCAGCACTTTCTGCACTGGATGATGCTGATCATCTGCACGGTGATCTTTGTTGCAGTGTTCTCCGTGATGTTCTATTCGATCTGGAAGCACCGCCGTTCCAAGGGCGCCAAGTCGGCCAATTTCCATGAGTCAGTGACTGTTGAAGTCGTCTGGACCGTGATTCCTTTCATCATCGTGATCCTGATGGCGCTGCCAGCCACCAAGGTGCTGGTGGCCCAGAAGGACACCACCAACGCCGATGTGACCATCAAAACCACCGGCTACCAGTGGAAGTGGGGTTACGACTACATCACGGGTGAGGGCGAAGGCATCGGATTCATCTCTACCCTGGACAGCAGCCATCGCGTGATGTCCGACAGCGGCAATGTCAAGGATGCCCCGGCCAACTACCTGCTGAAGGTGGACAACCCCATGGTGGTGCCGGTTGGCAAGAAGATCCGCATCATCACGACTGCCAATGACGTGATCCACGCGTTCATGGTGCCGGCGTTCGGTATCAAGCAGGATGCCATTCCCGGTTTTGTGCGCGACACCTGGTTCCGTGCCGAGAAGATTGGTGATTACTACGGCCAGTGTGCCGAGCTGTGCGGCAAGGAGCACGCTTACATGCCCATCCACGTAAAGGTGGTGTCCGCCGAGGATTACACCGCCTGGGTGGGCGAGCAAAAGAAGCTCGCCGCAGCCAAGCTGGATGACCCCAGCAAGGTGTGGGCCCTGGGTGACCTGGTTCAACGCGGCGAAAAGGTCTATGCGGCCAATTGCGCTGCCTGCCACCAGGCCAACGGCAAGGGCGCGGGTCCGATCAAGCCGCTGGACGGCTCGGCAGTAGTGCTCGATGCCGACCACGCCAAGCAGATCGACATCCTTCTCAAGGGAGCGGCCAACGGCGCGATGCCTGCGTGGGCGCAGCTGAGCGACACCGATATTGCCGCCGTGGCCACCTACACGAAGAACTCCTGGTCCAACAAGACTGGCCAACTGGTGCAGCCTTCGGAAGTCGTGGCCCAGCGTGGCAAGTAA
- a CDS encoding DUF2244 domain-containing protein: protein MTGLVFQFATVSGQGIDWRLGRNCSVTPVQLGWMYLSLCVVSLGIATFFWMLGARLVMPFAWLEMVAVGIAFAMYGRHAADGERISLQGSRLVVELETAGKLERAEFDRSRVRVEPKTGDRSLIMLSAQGRTVEVGRYVRPELRPALASEIRMALRAA from the coding sequence GTGACGGGTTTGGTTTTTCAATTTGCCACGGTGTCGGGTCAAGGCATTGACTGGCGTCTGGGTCGCAATTGCTCGGTCACTCCGGTGCAATTGGGCTGGATGTACTTGTCGTTGTGCGTGGTGTCACTGGGGATAGCGACATTCTTCTGGATGCTCGGCGCCCGCCTGGTGATGCCTTTTGCATGGCTCGAAATGGTGGCGGTAGGGATTGCGTTCGCCATGTACGGTCGCCATGCGGCGGATGGCGAGAGGATTTCACTGCAGGGTTCGCGCCTTGTGGTGGAGCTGGAGACAGCAGGCAAGCTGGAGCGTGCCGAGTTTGATCGGAGCCGGGTTCGGGTCGAGCCCAAGACCGGTGACCGTTCGCTCATCATGTTGTCGGCGCAGGGTCGGACCGTTGAAGTGGGGCGCTATGTGCGCCCCGAACTTCGACCGGCCCTGGCATCGGAGATCCGCATGGCCTTGCGCGCTGCCTGA